The sequence CAGATCACCAAAAGTATCATACAATTATTACCTTGGTAGACAGATTTGACAAGTGACTCGATGTTGCCTTCTTGGCGGAAGACCAGAGGGGGAGGGACGGCGTCGCAATCCAAACTAAACGAAGAATCAATAGATATTCCTGCGGAATCATAGCCTCTGTACTCCAAGCGGCGTAGGCCATTGAAAAGCAGTTCCAAAATGTAGCGTCTCTCCCTCCTAacgtcaaaatttaaatatgcaaAAATCCCACACATACCTGATATCTTCCGGGCCTCTTCTTCCCTAtagttttcaaaaaattctcgTCTTTTTCCTCGTTTTGGTTGTTGAAAGATTTGCAGAGAAAGTTGGGGAGATGTGGAGGGACGGAGCGGAGGAGAGTGAGGAAGCGAACACTTTTTGACTTGGCAGAGATTTGGAAATTGGTTTTGACAGGTGATTTTTGGGTGTTGGAAGAAAGTGTGTGAGGTTGACCAGTGATGGGATTTTCACAGGTTTGTTGCCAAGTGTCTGTCTTGGAGTTGTCAagtttgcttttctttttatagctCCAAtttgcccccccccccccattttaaaaatagtgaTATTTGgatatagaatttaataatttaacatatattaaaaaagtatgaatCATTcgtcatattttaattttttttctttattttttattttaattatatccttttcatataataatatatgaatttatgtgtataaattagtaattccataattagttttataattgttagttACGCACTTAGTTGAATGAGATAGAAttctaataaaactaaattttaagagGGTCAATAGCATAATATCCACCTGTGTTTGGAAAATAGTGCGAAATTTCtctatgttatatttatagacAAAAAACTTCTcgtattattttaaaaaaaacaaatataaatgttcTATATCTAAATGTCCTATATGTTGTCCTACTGTAGAAAAATCcgaaatataagaaaatagttGAAACGGGCTACCTCATTTTGATCAGTGCACCAAGATGTTCGCAAGGAACACCACATCACGGGCATTGCTCGAATTTCTACCCACCTACTCTGTGCATTCCAAACTGCAAACGGCATAAACGATGACCAAACTATAGGGACTAATTCAGACAGTTGTTAATTAAGACATGACTATGAGGATACAACTTTGTCCCATTCATCACCAATTCCATCAAATGAAGAATACTTTTCTACTCCCTCAAGCATTCGACACGACACAGAATGAGCGAGTTGCATTCGAGAAAATGTGAGACCATGAACAGGTTGAATTAGTCACTCCACGGAAATATTGACAGATCAGGGCCAAAGGCCATTGAGTCTATAGATCAGTGTATAAATGAGTTAACAAAGTTTAAAAATCTACCGAATGTCGTCTTCACTACTGCCTTAGAGCATTTTTTTAGTCGTAGCACAAGAGCGATCTTCCTCCATCTAGATGATGAGAACAAACTGCGATGGTTGTACTCATTGGGAAAATGAGTGTGTACGATGGTTTCAACGCAGTGACATCAAAATGATTATTTCTGATTTATCCACTTGATTGTGTTGCCGCTAACCTATCGCGGTTGTAAATCTATTATCTGTTATCAAAGTATTGcgtgtgttttttttcttgtttaatgcCTATGGTGAACCTCAAGTCTTccatattatgtattttattttatttttcacattctAGGACACATTTATGGTGATAATAAGTGAGGGATCTGATTATGACGTGAACTCGTGAGCAACAGCCAGGGACACCGGAAACTCCACacattagaaatattaaaaatactatataatataacattattatatagttcatttaaataatttattatttgaataatctatttaaatttatcaatccgTATAAAATGTTcaacaacaatattattaactaGTTACTagagtatataaaattatttattcaattattaaaaataaaaaatgtaatttgttttttttcatataaatataattacaaaaatactatataattaaatccacctacaaataatatataagagatatgattttaacaataaatagtgatttttgtctctcaaagtACAAAATCAAGCAtacaacacttattttaaactattataagttatatccaaaaaatcaaatctaaatatatacattatttgcaacatatacttatttatttcttttttctctctctcaatctccacaaaacaaaacgagacactccaaaaataaattcaaacctATGATGCATTGACACGGACACGATAACACATACACAATACAACACGGTGacatgaaaaatacaaaaaatatgacaCGACATGACCCTGACATGgctatatgtaatatattttttattatatatatatcttcaacttctcataaaattaaaatatccgatataatattaagataaaatataaaataagcatgtcttacatctatatttttaatcaaatgtgactttaaaaatatacataatcaatttatttttaaaagaagacaataaattttttttaataatttaaattagttaaattatctTCAACATCTCCCGAATTTTTAATAGTTTCATCCTAATTCTTTTAGTTAAGAGGAaacaattaattctttttctttttattaagcctaaaacttttttttttaaagacaataattttttttttaaattataaaaaaaattcaaaatatatcgGATACTCCTCGAAAACGTGTCGGACACGCCAACAGCCGTGtccctttttttaaaaaaataatttttgacaCTCTGTTGCCGTGTTCGATACGTGTCTGAATTGTGTCCGTGTCGAATATATATCCAACACTGTATAGAATATTTTTCAGAGTGTCCTTATATTATAGATTCAAACACTAGCATTGCTttctaaacaaattaaaatgacttctatttatttttaatttaataacaaGACAAATTAAGGTCCAGGCTAAGCTAATAGACCTGTGCCAAAAAGCCGCAGACTGACGGTTCTTTACGAACCGCTGAACCGGTTGATCTCCCTCACGccctgattttattttatattttttgaaagtcCTCACGCCCTAATTTAATCTTCCCTTATTCTTGACAAAAGGGAAACCCTAAAGTGGAACTCGTATCCCCCAAAAGAGAGAACAGGGAGATGACGCAGAAGGGCAATCTGTTCAAAGGCCAGCAGAAGAAGAAATCCATCCCTCCCAATCGCCATGGCAAAGTCTCTCACACTCGAAAGGGTAATTCAAGTCACAAAGCACACAATCGTACGAATTTTCACTTGTGTATGCACATAATAAACGTGATATTGATGTTTTATTGGCTCATGAAGGGAAGAGAGCGGTGAAGCCATCGAAGGTTACCAAAGAGATGGACGCTGATAAAGTATGTTCTTCGTTTCCttgctcttttttctttttttttttttcaacgtGCGTGTGTATTTACcgtttctctctttctttttttttttgggggggaggggggagggTTGTGCATATTTGATATCTTATATACTTGCTTTGAAGTACAGATTTTATTCTGTATCATTGTATGGTTAAGTACAAAATTTGACTGAGTATTGTACGTTGATTGTTAAGacgatgaattttgtttttgtcgATTTCTAATGGGTTTGGACGTTATGTGCAATTTTGAATTGACTGGAGAGATAACAGGATTCCAATTtgaacaagtttgtttttcatagAATTTTTAGGAAATCAGGTAGAAGATGAACTTCGTGAGGAACTCTGAAgtttattcaacttttaatGATTGCTTTTGTGTTTGTACGTGTTGGAATGCTCTCAATTATACATTTGACATATGTGTTTTAGTGAGTTATCTTTACTCAATTTAGTTGCCATCAGGAAGTCTTATTTGTGCTGTTTGCATCAGCATTCATAAGTATCAagaatgtataatttttccttatgCTTAGGCTTGGTAGCTCCAAAGAAGCTTTTGAGTATTGAAATGTTAGGAGTTCCTTACACAGCTGTTTTTGACAAGATTGGTACCTTTTCTCAGTTTTGAGGGCCATTGGAGTGTAGGCTTTATCAGACCGAACAAGCTTGAATAGAATGTACAAGCATTGGGTCTCTGTTGAATATATTCATTGAACCCAATCAAGATATGCCCCAAGGTGACCATGAGAATAAGTAAATatggatttatttgatatCATATAATGATGGAAGTTGAAGTCTGAACTGCCACATACAAACTATTAGTTATAGTCATCTGAGTTGATACTTCATACTTGATTTTCCTCTGCTTAAATGGGCATGTGTCTTAACAGCCTCCTTCTACTTCTTTTCGTTTCACCAGGAGCTAAGCAAGTTTATAAATTACTGCAATGAGGTAAAAGCTGCTACAGTTGCTAATAAAGATGGTGGCCAGTTAAGTATCGTTAAACCACAGGCAGATTCATCAAGTGGTGCCAAGAAGTAGATGGACATGCGGCAGGTGTATGTGAGTTGTATAAGCACAATTTTGAGTTTACAAAAATGCTAGTTtcaagtaaattttaatttaccttCTACCGATTTGTCATTCTTGGNNNNNNNNNNNNNNNNNNNNNNNNNNNNNNNNNNNNNNNNNNNNTGATTTTACATATTGTGCGTGAGAAGtatgaagaaatgaaatatatagCACGTCCTTCTGTTATATATACTGAGCCGGCGCTTACCCTTTCATACCTGTGAAAACTTATTGTTCTGATTGCCAATTCATGTAATTTACTGATAAAAGAGCTCCTCCttgtataaagattataaAATGCGGTCAATCTGCTTGAAAAGTGCTTGATTCTGTTATTATCTTTGGTCTGTGACGATGTAAAAGTGCTGTGGAATTTTCTTGtatcaagaatatttataCTCAAAAACAAGAATGTACCATGAGAGGAAGTTCCCTTATGGTTATTGCTGTGGCTTCTAATCGATTCAGTCGGTATGGAGAATTGGAGGAAAGTGAAAAAGAATGATGATGAGATTCTCCTTGTCTGCTTCACTGTGGTTGTCTggtaaaagaaatgaaaatcaaattccACGGATATATTACATGTTATTCAAATaaacctaataaaaatttagtacatattaTTGCAAAATCCAGCTCTCTTCCTTAATAATCTTTACTTATGATAAAATCAGCAAGAAGTATGCTAAGATGTTGCAGTCAATTCGGTCACAAGCAGCGTAGGTCGCATGGGCCTCTCTGCTGCAGGGACCTCTTATGATTCAAAGTAATCTGTTTATGCTATGGCTAGCCATTCTAGAGAGGGTGAGGCCCATGCTGCAGGGACCTCTTATGATTCAAAGTAATCTGTTTATGCTATGGCTAGCCATTCTAGAGAGGGTTTCCATGGTGGATAAATCGTGCACGTACATTGCAGATAGTTCATGTGCGCTCTGCACTGACCAAACTTTGGAGGCGCATTCTCACCTCTTCTTTCAGTGCACTTTTTCTAGGAGATGCTCGGCTACTCTTAATAAAGAAGTATAGTTTGCGCGGCCACATGCCGAGTGGAGTAGGGGTATTGAGTGGCCGCTAAAAGATGGAGAGGGCAGCACTATATCAATGCAGTTTATAGAGCTACCTTGGCAACTTTAGTATATCACAACGAAAGGAGATTGAagattgagttttttttttttggttgtttttttACCACTCTGTTAGGCTGAAGTGATTACAAAACACGAGCTGGATCAATTTAGAATGGGATTCGGGGGAAGAATTGCAGAGCTTGCAGGCATATGTCCTATTTAGACTATAGAAGATAGCTTGGAtatgttcaaattttcttGCAAATATATGGGGGTACATTATGCATGCCTTTATGGGCTTGGTGCCCCATGATGAGCAGCCGGTtatatagttttaataaaatttacatttcttcgaaaaaaaaaagaaaaaagaaaaagaaaaaaggagcaGCAAGAAGTATTAGAGATGGCTTCTCCTTGGTGAACGAGCAAACaattgttctttctttttatttctgataaaattaatttgaattgtaaAGTGACAAGCAAGCTCTACTAATACATCggaataataaaatttatttgaatttgaattgtaAAACACTcgtgaaatgaaaattaaatgtaattttagatcgataaaagaaaatactctaaagttaaaatatatttttcatacttttttcCCTACtggttctttaattttcatttctatctcaAATCTGTGCTGATTGTGCAATTGACGAATAACAACAcattatttgatcaaaatcaaaatcattatatatatttcaacaaTATTCAATTCGCccatgataaaaatttaaatagcttttaatttatttttttaattgcaagttcaagaaatatttttaataaattaatttagtaatatgTTTTGGTGatatcattacaaaaaaacatatataattgtttcattcattttaaTGAGTAAGACTTAATAGGTAAGACCCATATCGGATCCAATTATTTTGGATATAAAATGGGTAAGACCCAATGGGTAGGATCTGGATAAAACATACAAGTCACAACTGCAAGTATTTATCGAGTCCGAGTAGGATATTACCCGCCGATCGATAGGTTTCAAACAAGTATCCCTGTAGGTAGCCTGAAAGTTTTTCAATGTAACAATTATTCGGAATATCATACATAAGACAAGCAAATGAAATAAGAATCGAATCTCAAGTCTAACCTTCCCTTTCAGCACATAAACAAAAAGCAGAAAGTCGATGATAGGTAAAAGATGCAAGAGCGATTGAACCTACGatacaatatatttacttaattggAAAATAATGGTGCGCGTGGGAGAATGCTCATCCGTATGATGGAAGAGCAGCAATGCGACTCAAGCTCCGGTAGGCTAGTGATGAATGTCAGCTACATAGGTACTGCAGAAGCACATCCATGCATTCAATTTACCAAATCTTGGTGTTTGCATTGTCTACTCATGTTttatccaaaaagaaaatgaaatcacGGTAAAGGAACACTTCTCACCATTCTTGCAGCAAGCATCTCATTGCAGTGGGTTCCTGGGAACTTTGAGCCTCATGATCAGTAACCCCAAAGATAATTTTGGTCAAAAATGTATATTCATTGTGCAAAATCTCATGGTCACAGAAAATGCTCAGACTTTGAAGGAATTCTCTGCAAGAATATGCATCTACAAGACTGGAGAAAGTTTAATGCAACAACTCCTTCGCAAGGGGTCCATCATCTATGCAAAACGCTTACatgagaaaatgagaaaaagaagaaagcaaaagCATAACTGAGAAATACATTATATCTCATTATTCTTATGAAGAATCAGTCAATGAATAGAGATTGAAAAGCAACGCAAAGTACTCCAAGAATTTAAAGAGAGAGATCAAATAttcaattgataaataataactcTTAACTGAATCTCTTCCGTGTATTAgaatgttattttcttttagaattattagCTTAAGCATTCAGTTATACTGGCAGAAGGATCTGGTGTATCATGAAGTACTTGAAATTAAATCCACTGCAATGTTGTTGAGAAAGGGTTGCTACAAGGTCTTGCACCTGATTCCTAGCAGCGTAACCTACTTTTACATGACAACCTCCCTctcaaatgaataaataatcaagatGATGCAAAATACAATAATCTTCACCCTATCACTAGATGTTAGCTAATTAAGAATGAGAAGAGTCATGTTCAAACAATACATGCACTTAACAAGCTGAAAGAGAAAGACAAACGAAAGAATCAATCAACTTACTGCAGTTTCCTAAGGTTCCATAAGCAATGAGTTATAGATACAGCTAAAATGTATTCATTATATTCGCActtgaaaacataaaaattgcaGCTGAAGAGGATAGACCTAGAAGTATCTTACCAGCCTGTAAATGATCCAACTGTCGGCCTATGTGTTCATGGTAGATCAGTCAGCATTTGCTGATAtacattttgtttttctatgtCTTTAGCCATTTTTCCTATACATTTATCTCTGCAGGCATCTAGGAATGTGAACAATGGAGATCACAGTAACCAAAAGTGAATATCAGACACGGTGGCTCTGGGGAAGTAAATAGAAAGCACTCATTCTACTGAATTCTGAACCTATTGTTTCCATATCCAATGTGCTGATAGCAACTACACTAAAATCCAGTGGGTTAGCTTGATCACTCATGCATGACATTCCTTAAAAGTTTTCCCACGAAACTACATGAAATATGTGTCTTATTCCCAGTCCTTAAAGCATTTTAAGAATTCTTGACTCTCTGAagatagaaagaaaagaagatgcAAGAACACTCTGAATTTCTGGGATTCAGATTAATCTGCATCTGAACCCAATTCCACATTTTCCTCAATCTTTTCCTGTTAACATAGTTTGCACTTGAAACTTTCGACATCACAGATCGTTAGCATGCCTGAGCAGCGAAATGTTATCAACGGAAACTACACGAAAACAACTAATTTCGAAATGCCATGCCGCTCAATGTTCCCAACAAAAAGGTacatgaaaagaaatataccGTATTACCGTCATTATACTCTATATCAACAGGCTTCAAGCATTAAAGCACCAAGGACCTACATAATATGGTCTAGCTCTTAGGAAATGCATCACCTTCTCATCCTCAAACAATTTCCCCGTGTCTAAAATTCAGCTACGCATTTGAGCAAATAGTTTCTTACCTATTTTGCCTGCAGTCTCATGAGGGTCAAAGATGACCGGAGCCACATTGACCTAGGATCCGAAATCATTAACAATGTTCCGACGTCTGTTTCCACCCTCTCCAGAAGGGGGTTTCGACCCTCCATCGGCACCAGCTCCAGCTCCCACTCCCATTCCCAGGCCTCATCCTCCTACGTCACAGTGAATACTGATATCAGAAGATCCATATACTTCAGCAGCTCAGAAATGACCCAAGAATCAGAACTAAGAATCCTAAATCAATTCACAAGAAAGCAGAAGAACCAAaagaaactaaaacaaaaatgccTATAATTTACCATCACAACCAACCTGAAGCAAACCATGAAGCAATTCGATCCTGAGAACATCAAGTGTTCTTGGTTGAAaatttagggaaaaaaaaaatttggaccATTTCTCGATTTATGCGTGTCATCCTTGCGCAGGGGCCATGCTAATCTTCTCTGTATCGTTCCAATTTTATCGGATGTCCCCGAAGGGACATACTCCTGTCATCACACCGCGCTACATCAAGAACAAATGGTTTTAATATATCTTCGATGTGGGAAACAGATTTGAAAcgtaaatttgattaatggGCTGGACTCATATAGCGGCCCTAGACTTATGAGGCCCATAATTGGCCCAGCACAACTATCACAGGCTACAACACTTTCCTATTATTCAATAGGCGTGtccaaattttgattaaccGATCAAATCAAAAATTCGATTTTTATAGAATactaaatcaaaaaaaaaaaaatgattatattcgatttaatttaattttttatattggtTAATTGAACCCCAACCGgatactaaattttaaaatacacattatattataaatacatatataaatataataaataaagcaacatacaaaaattaatatcttaatatatatatttataccaaaaaaataataattttatgattaacaTATACTTAATTTAGTATAACTAttgatcaataaataattcataactaataaattaacattatattatatgtatatttgctttaattttttattaattcgatataaaataaaaagaaccaaattgtaattttaattcatcaGAATGAACACCTCTAAAATATAAGACCGAATGAGTACACTATTAGAAAAcaccattaattttttataaaaatagtagaCTTCTTTAAGCGACCTGTCTcataatatgaattattaagtCTTAATTCTCAATACCAATAGATTAGTTATAGGTATGCTGCTTTAGATTTGTCAATGGACGGACATTATCTATatctgaatttattataatatgtaacattcaaactcaaacccgttacttttatattagactcaaactcaaatcACATACCCATTGAAACAAGTATTTTGGGTATGGGTAGAATCTAGAACTTATGTTACTTGTTGTACgggtattaattaaaatcattaaatatatattttttttaataaattaatcgacTAGATTAACTTGCCAtctaaaattcttaaatattatacatactttattaatttcttttacgTACtgatagttttaaaaaaaaattattagagtttttcatctttatttttgtagtgacAATACCAagttaaatttatgataaaattaatttgaacataaaataataagtcatgcttgattaatatatgggactaataaaatttatttgaatttgaattgaaaaaa comes from Sesamum indicum cultivar Zhongzhi No. 13 linkage group LG10, S_indicum_v1.0, whole genome shotgun sequence and encodes:
- the LOC105172126 gene encoding uncharacterized protein LOC105172126, with product MTQKGNLFKGQQKKKSIPPNRHGKVSHTRKGKRAVKPSKVTKEMDADKELSKFINYCNEVKAATVANKDGGQLSIVKPQADSSSGAKK